A DNA window from Bradyrhizobium barranii subsp. barranii contains the following coding sequences:
- a CDS encoding caspase family protein, whose translation MGLHGFVNLRRILFLLPVLLLFFCQPAWAGNRVALVIGNSAYKNAAPLSNPVNDAAIVEATLKNAGFDVVQTRQDLQAMEMRRTLRDFADQARDADVAVIYYAGHGMEIEGTNYLIPVDATLERDTDVYDEAFSLDRVMLAIEPARQLRLVILDACRNNPFSEKMKRTVGSRSISRGLARIEPATANTLVAFAAKAGSTASDGNSKNSPYAAALVKYIGTPGLDLRRVFGFVRDDVMKATGNRQEPYVYGTLGGDDVPLVPAKETAKETAKETAKETAKGPTREPAGEPAKEAAKEAAPSPTLRSEIRRDYELALQVGNKDALNFFIVQYPDGYYASLAKLQLAKIDAEEKRVAAAEKARQAEQEQARLVNEGAQQMQLAKAASDLKAAQEARAAAEAAKETAQHQAAQAEQRRVAAETAPAAKNAAPSATGQPQEAKANTDTKVAALPNPQAPVPPPSPAELAKSVQTELRRVGCLTGSASGEWDAASRRSLELFNQSAGTKFDTKTASADALDAIKLKPARVCPLICGSGLKRDGDRCVKIACAAGYFLNGDDECEKRKVRQAPSARLERREREAAPARPARPEASASNKPEGGGMPFMFFLP comes from the coding sequence ATGGGTTTGCACGGATTCGTGAATTTGCGCCGAATCTTGTTCCTTCTTCCTGTGCTGCTGCTCTTCTTCTGTCAGCCGGCATGGGCGGGGAATCGCGTCGCACTTGTCATTGGCAATTCTGCCTACAAAAACGCGGCGCCACTTTCGAATCCCGTCAATGACGCTGCGATTGTCGAGGCGACACTAAAGAACGCAGGTTTTGACGTTGTGCAAACCCGCCAGGATCTTCAGGCGATGGAGATGCGGCGCACGCTGCGCGATTTTGCCGATCAGGCTCGCGACGCAGATGTGGCCGTCATCTACTACGCCGGTCATGGTATGGAGATCGAAGGTACGAACTACCTGATCCCGGTCGACGCCACCCTCGAGCGCGATACGGATGTGTACGATGAGGCGTTTTCGCTCGATCGCGTCATGCTGGCCATTGAACCGGCAAGGCAGCTGCGACTTGTGATCCTCGACGCTTGCCGCAACAATCCTTTCTCCGAAAAGATGAAACGGACGGTCGGCTCGCGGTCCATCAGCCGGGGCCTTGCCCGAATTGAGCCGGCGACGGCGAATACTCTGGTTGCCTTCGCCGCCAAGGCAGGCTCGACAGCGTCGGACGGCAACAGCAAGAACAGTCCCTACGCTGCCGCATTGGTCAAATATATCGGGACTCCGGGTCTGGATTTGCGCAGAGTGTTCGGCTTCGTTCGCGACGACGTCATGAAAGCGACGGGCAATCGGCAGGAGCCCTATGTTTACGGCACGCTTGGCGGCGACGACGTGCCGCTGGTGCCAGCCAAGGAAACAGCCAAGGAAACAGCCAAGGAAACAGCCAAGGAAACAGCCAAGGGGCCAACCAGGGAACCAGCCGGAGAACCAGCCAAGGAGGCCGCGAAGGAAGCTGCTCCATCGCCAACGCTGCGATCCGAAATACGGCGCGACTACGAGCTCGCGCTGCAGGTTGGCAACAAGGATGCACTGAACTTCTTCATCGTCCAATATCCGGATGGTTACTACGCAAGTCTCGCAAAGCTTCAGCTCGCCAAAATCGATGCGGAGGAGAAGCGTGTTGCTGCGGCCGAAAAGGCGCGTCAGGCCGAGCAGGAGCAGGCGCGGCTCGTCAACGAGGGCGCACAACAGATGCAACTTGCCAAGGCGGCGTCGGATCTGAAGGCAGCGCAGGAAGCTCGGGCCGCCGCCGAGGCCGCCAAGGAAACCGCGCAGCATCAGGCTGCTCAAGCCGAACAAAGGCGTGTCGCGGCTGAAACGGCACCTGCCGCGAAGAACGCTGCACCATCAGCAACAGGGCAGCCGCAAGAGGCGAAGGCAAACACGGACACAAAAGTGGCAGCGCTCCCCAATCCACAGGCTCCCGTGCCGCCACCTTCGCCGGCTGAGCTGGCAAAATCGGTGCAAACCGAATTGCGCCGGGTCGGTTGCCTCACGGGATCGGCCAGTGGGGAGTGGGATGCGGCGTCGCGGCGCTCGCTTGAGCTGTTCAATCAAAGTGCCGGCACCAAGTTCGATACCAAGACCGCGAGCGCCGATGCGCTCGATGCGATCAAGCTCAAGCCGGCGCGGGTTTGTCCTTTGATTTGCGGATCCGGCCTCAAGCGCGACGGCGATCGTTGTGTCAAGATTGCCTGCGCTGCGGGTTACTTTCTGAATGGCGACGATGAATGCGAGAAGCGCAAGGTCCGTCAGGCCCCGTCCGCAAGACTTGAACGAAGGGAGAGGGAGGCTGCTCCTGCAAGACCCGCAAGACCCGAGGCCAGCGCAAGCAACAAGCCGGAAGGCGGCGGAATGCCATTCATGTTCTTCCTGCCCTGA
- a CDS encoding type I secretion system permease/ATPase, whose product MLMPPIRLPILPQIRTPLHAALRSCAGPLGLVFAYSCSYNLLLFAPSIYLLQIYDRVLSSRSGDTLLLLTLIVAITVVVGGVFDALRRAVLGRLGAWLDDRLRPCVLSAGLESALRSDWTQASGAYRDLTVLRQFVESGACPMLFDALWAPLFLLVLFLIHPLLGVVGACCVAFLFALTVAGELVTEDVLLRSGAALSRSCGRLQTAASNIHMIRAMGMFDSAARMIHRDAQHARREHDVALRRGEIVSLATKPVRALSQVLIMGAAAWLVLDHGKSPAIIFAATLMFSRALAPVESAVAGWKSLVTAVSACQRLGALLAAFPAARQQSAEVFPLQAPSGLVVDNVGVRLAGTNHLLLNGVSFTLMPGECLGIIGPSGSGKSLLGQVIAGLSMPTHGRILLDNTDVSLLREGRSGDRLGYLPQDINLLGDTINDIIARLEDADRRKVIEAAKLVGIHGAIMGLPLGYDTVVQSEATFSRGYRQRLGLARAFFGSPRLVVLDEPNASLDYGGERMLLDAIERMKLAGVILVVVTHRMGLLAATDKIAIMEGGAVAAFGDSEDIFERHLSRPQVTSQIAP is encoded by the coding sequence ATGCTGATGCCGCCCATTCGGTTGCCTATCCTGCCGCAGATCAGGACGCCACTGCACGCGGCCCTCCGGTCCTGCGCGGGACCGCTCGGTCTCGTATTCGCGTATAGCTGCAGCTACAACCTGCTCCTGTTTGCGCCCTCGATCTATCTTCTTCAGATCTACGACCGGGTGTTGTCGAGCCGGAGTGGCGACACCTTGCTCCTGCTCACGCTCATTGTCGCGATCACGGTGGTCGTCGGCGGCGTGTTCGATGCATTGCGGCGCGCCGTCCTGGGACGCCTTGGCGCCTGGCTCGACGATCGCCTTCGTCCTTGCGTACTTTCGGCCGGCCTCGAATCAGCGCTTCGCAGCGATTGGACGCAAGCGTCGGGCGCGTATCGGGATCTCACGGTGCTGCGCCAGTTCGTCGAGTCCGGCGCATGTCCGATGCTGTTCGACGCGCTCTGGGCGCCCCTGTTCCTCCTTGTCCTCTTTCTGATCCATCCCCTGCTCGGCGTGGTGGGCGCCTGTTGCGTCGCCTTCCTGTTCGCGCTCACGGTTGCCGGAGAGCTGGTCACCGAAGACGTTCTGCTCAGATCCGGCGCCGCGCTGTCCAGAAGCTGCGGCCGCCTCCAGACTGCAGCGAGCAACATCCACATGATCCGCGCCATGGGAATGTTCGATAGCGCTGCGCGCATGATCCACCGTGACGCGCAGCACGCCCGCAGAGAGCACGATGTGGCACTCCGGCGAGGCGAGATCGTCTCGCTGGCCACCAAGCCGGTTCGCGCGCTGTCGCAGGTCTTGATCATGGGGGCTGCCGCATGGCTTGTCCTCGATCACGGGAAGAGTCCGGCCATCATCTTTGCTGCCACGCTGATGTTCAGCCGGGCGCTCGCGCCGGTCGAAAGTGCGGTCGCAGGCTGGAAATCACTCGTGACGGCCGTGAGCGCCTGTCAGCGGCTCGGCGCACTTCTCGCCGCATTCCCCGCCGCCCGGCAGCAGAGCGCGGAGGTTTTTCCGCTGCAGGCGCCAAGCGGCCTCGTCGTCGACAATGTCGGCGTGAGGCTGGCGGGGACCAACCATCTTCTCCTGAACGGCGTCTCGTTCACCCTCATGCCCGGAGAATGCCTTGGCATTATCGGTCCGTCCGGGTCAGGCAAGTCCTTGCTCGGCCAGGTGATCGCCGGGCTGTCGATGCCAACGCATGGCCGTATCCTCCTCGACAATACCGACGTCTCGCTGCTTCGCGAGGGCCGAAGCGGCGACCGCCTCGGATATCTCCCCCAGGACATCAACCTGCTCGGCGACACGATCAACGACATCATCGCACGCCTTGAAGATGCCGACCGGCGGAAAGTCATCGAAGCGGCCAAGCTCGTCGGTATCCATGGGGCGATCATGGGCCTGCCGCTGGGGTACGACACGGTGGTTCAGAGCGAAGCAACCTTCTCGCGCGGGTATCGGCAGCGCCTCGGTCTTGCCCGCGCCTTTTTCGGCAGTCCACGCCTCGTCGTTCTCGACGAACCCAACGCCAGCCTCGACTACGGGGGCGAGCGAATGCTCCTGGATGCCATCGAGCGCATGAAGCTCGCAGGCGTCATCCTTGTCGTCGTCACCCACAGGATGGGTCTCCTCGCCGCCACGGACAAGATTGCCATCATGGAGGGCGGTGCGGTCGCCGCGTTCGGCGACAGCGAGGACATCTTTGAACGGCACCTGAGCCGACCCCAGGTTACTTCGCAGATTGCGCCATGA
- a CDS encoding HlyD family type I secretion periplasmic adaptor subunit, producing the protein MLGLGTWASLAPLESAAIASGVVESESSRKTIQHLEGGIIRKILVSDGDIVRSGQTLIELDDTRAGSEMQSLQGQFWDAAARAARLQAEQQRFEKIAIPDALEQDSRQSEVAAAAVSAQQFIFQARLQVHESQLAVIRERRRQVEKEIEGLKAQETATGQRVDIVREELDMVATLVNKGLERRPRLLNLQRELADVEGRRGEIAAQIARAGQVISEQQATLFKLESERQNEIAQSLREAQNQIFQLRERLLAARDQLSRTEIKAPEDGVITDLRVHTAGGVIGAGAPLMDLVPRQDRLIVTARLRPEDIDVVHSGLNAEVQLVPYNQRRVPRLKGTVVHVSADRLLDKRTDQPYYATRIRIDDGQIVANDIQIVPGMPVQVFITTGRGTVALYALRPLLDSFRGAFRED; encoded by the coding sequence ATGCTGGGGCTTGGGACATGGGCGAGCCTCGCGCCTCTCGAGAGCGCCGCGATCGCGTCCGGCGTCGTGGAATCGGAATCGAGCCGCAAGACGATCCAGCATCTGGAAGGCGGTATCATCAGGAAGATCCTGGTTTCGGATGGCGATATCGTGCGCAGCGGCCAAACGCTGATCGAGCTGGACGACACCCGGGCCGGCTCGGAGATGCAAAGCCTCCAAGGCCAATTCTGGGATGCCGCTGCTCGTGCCGCACGGCTTCAAGCCGAGCAGCAGAGATTCGAGAAGATCGCAATCCCGGACGCGCTGGAACAGGACAGCAGGCAGAGCGAGGTGGCGGCCGCCGCGGTGTCGGCGCAGCAATTCATTTTTCAGGCACGCCTCCAGGTTCACGAGTCGCAGCTTGCGGTCATTCGCGAACGAAGGCGTCAAGTCGAGAAGGAGATCGAAGGTCTCAAGGCTCAGGAAACCGCCACCGGGCAGCGGGTCGACATCGTTCGGGAGGAACTGGATATGGTCGCGACCCTCGTCAACAAGGGACTCGAACGGCGGCCGCGGCTTCTGAACCTGCAGCGGGAGCTGGCCGACGTTGAGGGCCGCCGCGGCGAGATCGCCGCGCAGATTGCCCGCGCCGGGCAGGTCATCAGCGAACAGCAGGCCACCTTGTTCAAGCTCGAGAGCGAGAGGCAGAACGAGATCGCACAGTCGCTTCGTGAAGCACAGAACCAGATATTCCAGCTCCGCGAGCGGTTGCTTGCGGCCAGGGATCAGCTATCGCGAACGGAGATCAAGGCGCCCGAGGACGGCGTGATAACCGATCTGCGGGTTCATACGGCCGGCGGCGTCATCGGAGCGGGCGCTCCGCTCATGGACCTGGTGCCCCGGCAAGACCGTCTCATCGTGACCGCGCGCCTGAGGCCCGAGGACATCGATGTGGTTCATTCCGGCCTCAATGCCGAGGTTCAACTCGTACCGTACAATCAGCGTCGCGTGCCTCGCCTGAAGGGAACCGTCGTGCACGTATCCGCAGACCGGCTGCTCGACAAGCGTACCGACCAGCCATACTACGCGACCAGGATCCGGATCGACGACGGACAGATCGTCGCGAACGACATCCAGATCGTCCCCGGCATGCCGGTTCAGGTGTTCATCACGACGGGGCGCGGCACCGTGGCTCTCTACGCGCTCAGGCCCCTGCTCGACAGCTTCCGTGGTGCATTCAGAGAGGACTGA
- a CDS encoding caspase family protein, which yields MRVYRHLRVLLLLAASLFLASQPAWATKRVALVVGNANYQNAPLLPNPANDAAAITATLKGAGFDVVDSRLNLAATDMRRALREFADQARNADIALVYYAGHGIEIDGTNYLIPTDARLERDTDIYDEAFSLDRVLLAIEPARQLRVVIVDACRNNPFADSMKRTVASRSISRGLARVEPTVSNTLIAFAAKAGLTALDGNSQNSPYATALVKYIAKPGLDLRRAFGFVRDDVLQATGNRQEPYVYGSLGGEDVALVPATKAEEPIQAANPQSEIRRDYELALQLRNKPALNAFLTQHPDGYYSNLAKLQLNQLDAEDARVAATAKAQEAEQQRARLMSQGAQRADQEKAAADLKAAEEARIAAEKTKQAAQEQAAEAERKRVASESTIVAALSGNKPAAESTVTDNPAAATPAEDSKTPKLAALSDEPRQTDIAKADLSKSVDIAKSVQGELSRVGCFTGAVNGQWNAASQRSLALFNQHAGTKFDAKLASLDALDAIKLKPSRVCPLICDHGYKADGDQCSRITCAEGSFLNDDNECEKRREKKPVAKRNTDERPSRADRSARERPAPAADVPRRQATARSGGGGGQVVCDQSLCRQVRSGCHLEYRGGGGPGGNVGNVESCN from the coding sequence ATGAGAGTGTACAGGCACCTTCGAGTTTTGCTTCTTCTCGCCGCTTCGCTGTTCCTGGCCTCTCAGCCAGCCTGGGCGACAAAGCGCGTGGCTTTGGTGGTCGGCAACGCCAACTATCAAAACGCCCCTCTGCTCCCAAACCCGGCCAACGACGCTGCGGCTATCACCGCGACCTTGAAGGGAGCAGGTTTCGATGTGGTTGACTCAAGACTTAACCTCGCCGCGACCGATATGCGGCGGGCCTTGAGAGAATTCGCCGATCAGGCCCGCAATGCCGACATAGCCCTGGTGTACTACGCTGGCCACGGTATCGAGATCGACGGGACAAACTATCTGATCCCGACCGACGCCAGACTCGAACGAGACACGGACATCTACGACGAAGCATTCTCGCTCGACCGCGTCCTGCTGGCGATTGAGCCTGCGAGGCAACTACGCGTGGTGATCGTCGACGCGTGCCGCAACAATCCGTTTGCCGATTCGATGAAACGTACAGTTGCCTCGCGATCGATCAGCCGTGGACTGGCCAGGGTCGAGCCCACCGTCTCCAACACGCTGATCGCGTTTGCCGCCAAAGCGGGACTAACCGCACTCGATGGCAACAGCCAGAATAGCCCGTACGCGACGGCCCTCGTGAAGTACATCGCAAAGCCGGGGCTCGACTTGCGAAGGGCTTTCGGCTTCGTCCGCGACGATGTCTTGCAAGCCACGGGCAACCGACAGGAACCCTATGTCTACGGCTCGCTCGGCGGCGAAGACGTTGCGCTTGTTCCGGCTACCAAGGCTGAGGAGCCGATACAGGCGGCCAACCCCCAGTCGGAAATTCGACGTGATTACGAATTGGCCTTGCAGCTCCGCAACAAGCCTGCTCTGAACGCGTTCCTGACCCAACATCCGGACGGATACTACTCAAATCTGGCCAAGCTGCAGCTCAATCAGCTCGACGCCGAGGACGCACGTGTCGCGGCCACGGCGAAAGCGCAGGAGGCCGAGCAGCAGCGAGCTCGCCTGATGTCCCAGGGCGCCCAGCGTGCCGACCAGGAGAAGGCGGCCGCGGATCTGAAGGCTGCGGAAGAGGCCCGGATTGCGGCCGAGAAGACGAAGCAAGCGGCGCAGGAGCAGGCCGCAGAGGCGGAACGGAAACGTGTTGCATCCGAATCTACAATCGTCGCGGCACTCTCCGGGAATAAGCCGGCTGCTGAGAGTACCGTCACGGATAACCCAGCGGCCGCTACGCCCGCTGAGGACAGCAAGACGCCCAAGCTTGCCGCGCTGAGCGACGAGCCGCGCCAGACCGATATCGCAAAGGCCGATCTCTCCAAGTCCGTAGATATCGCCAAGTCTGTACAAGGCGAATTGAGCCGCGTCGGCTGCTTCACCGGCGCCGTCAATGGCCAATGGAATGCGGCCTCACAGCGCTCGTTGGCTCTCTTCAACCAGCACGCGGGAACCAAATTCGACGCCAAGCTCGCAAGTCTCGACGCGCTTGACGCAATCAAGCTCAAGCCGTCCCGGGTCTGTCCCCTGATCTGTGATCATGGCTACAAGGCTGACGGTGACCAGTGCAGCAGGATTACCTGTGCCGAGGGTTCGTTCCTCAACGACGACAATGAATGCGAGAAGCGACGCGAGAAGAAACCGGTTGCAAAGCGCAACACCGACGAGCGTCCGTCACGTGCGGATCGTTCGGCACGCGAGAGGCCGGCGCCGGCAGCCGACGTTCCGCGGCGACAAGCAACTGCGAGGTCCGGCGGCGGCGGTGGTCAGGTCGTTTGCGATCAATCTCTGTGCCGTCAGGTTAGAAGCGGCTGCCACCTCGAATACCGTGGCGGCGGCGGCCCCGGGGGCAACGTGGGTAATGTCGAGTCCTGCAACTAG
- a CDS encoding methyltransferase family protein — protein MTDAKVGQEGTARNRIAGGVNPWLDWTSRVAIVIVYGGSALIGAASIHRLPLGSVDNLLMIAASIANDLFLGLVALTTMTRLVPTMKSKGVEMRVSALLGAFPTVALAFLPKAELGPIWSALSTTLILVGISLSIVVLRWLGKSFSILPEARRLVTEGPYRVVRHPLYLCEGIALVGVTLQVLSPLAVLIAIVVAMTQCRRMINEERILRLAFPEYDVYAAATPFLIPAGLIPARLGRRAHQAGPELSTKAIDPHA, from the coding sequence GTGACTGACGCGAAGGTCGGCCAGGAGGGGACAGCCAGGAACCGGATCGCCGGCGGCGTCAATCCCTGGCTGGACTGGACCTCCAGGGTGGCCATCGTGATCGTCTATGGCGGGTCTGCTCTCATTGGCGCCGCCAGCATCCATCGCCTTCCGTTGGGCAGCGTGGACAACTTGCTGATGATCGCAGCCAGTATTGCCAACGACCTGTTCCTTGGACTCGTTGCACTGACAACCATGACCCGGCTGGTCCCGACAATGAAGTCGAAGGGCGTTGAGATGCGGGTCTCGGCCTTGCTGGGCGCATTTCCGACCGTCGCACTCGCTTTTCTTCCGAAGGCAGAGCTCGGCCCGATCTGGTCGGCTCTGTCCACGACGTTGATCCTGGTGGGGATCTCGCTTTCTATCGTGGTACTCCGCTGGTTGGGCAAATCCTTCAGCATTCTACCAGAGGCGAGGCGCCTTGTGACGGAAGGGCCTTATCGAGTCGTCCGGCATCCCCTCTACCTATGTGAGGGGATTGCGTTAGTCGGTGTCACACTTCAGGTCCTTTCACCACTTGCCGTGCTCATCGCCATCGTGGTTGCGATGACTCAGTGCCGACGAATGATCAACGAAGAGCGGATTCTAAGACTGGCCTTCCCTGAATATGACGTCTATGCCGCGGCAACGCCCTTTCTGATCCCTGCAGGTCTGATCCCCGCAAGACTCGGGCGACGAGCTCATCAGGCCGGGCCGGAGCTCTCGACCAAGGCGATTGATCCGCACGCCTGA
- a CDS encoding response regulator transcription factor codes for MHDITNASKRLNESLHLPVLVIIEPLLLPRTCILHVLRRELDELEILDMASVQGLDCTSARDVRLVMLSIADKPIGDPSVEDDLAFVAECCPNAATVVLSNHEDEPTVQAAMQRGVRGFLSSSLPIEIAIAGLRLVLVGGAYRPLPVAGMNRMPDFEPPDARGLTPAYLMNEGARVAIDRSVTDLTPREQQVLAELELGLPNKLIAAKLGLSESTVKMHIQHIMRKCAAHNRTEAVLRWRGRLPAPSRDHVPGVALMPET; via the coding sequence ATGCACGACATAACCAACGCTTCAAAACGGCTCAATGAATCGCTTCACTTGCCGGTTCTGGTGATCATCGAGCCGCTCCTGTTGCCTCGTACATGCATTCTGCACGTCCTCAGGCGGGAGTTGGACGAACTTGAGATCCTCGACATGGCATCGGTCCAAGGCCTGGACTGCACGTCAGCCCGCGATGTTCGTCTGGTGATGCTGAGTATCGCGGACAAGCCCATCGGCGATCCCTCGGTTGAGGACGATCTCGCCTTCGTTGCGGAGTGTTGTCCCAACGCCGCCACCGTGGTCCTGTCAAACCACGAGGACGAGCCGACCGTGCAGGCCGCGATGCAGCGGGGCGTGCGCGGCTTTCTTTCCTCCTCGCTACCGATCGAGATCGCCATAGCCGGCCTGCGCCTAGTTCTTGTCGGCGGCGCCTACAGGCCGTTGCCCGTGGCCGGGATGAACAGGATGCCGGATTTCGAGCCGCCGGATGCGCGCGGACTCACGCCCGCATATCTGATGAACGAGGGAGCCAGAGTGGCTATCGACAGGAGCGTGACCGATCTCACGCCTCGTGAGCAACAGGTTCTGGCGGAACTGGAGCTCGGCCTCCCCAACAAGCTGATCGCCGCCAAATTGGGCCTGTCGGAAAGCACGGTCAAAATGCACATTCAGCATATCATGAGGAAATGTGCCGCGCACAATCGCACGGAGGCCGTGCTCCGCTGGCGCGGCCGGTTGCCCGCGCCGAGTCGCGATCACGTCCCCGGCGTGGCTCTCATGCCGGAGACCTAA